Within Ipomoea triloba cultivar NCNSP0323 chromosome 9, ASM357664v1, the genomic segment CTCCATCTTATGATTTTAGTCGGTAAAAAAGGATAAACTAGCTCAGATTACCTATAACTAATTGGCTCAAACTAAATAGGCCAATAGGCTATTTCCGAGTGTTGAACTTGAAACATTAACTCGCTACCAGGTTAATAGCCTAATCAACTTAGTTAGATTGTCCAATTGATTGATGAATTTGTATTGAGGTTAGATTGATGCGTGCGGACAAGGAGAGTTATATTCACCCTTGATCGACCTATAAATATTTTGAGTCGTATTGTTTCGTGAGCGCGAGGATGCACAATTTGAGCATGTATGTTGGAGGTGCTTGGGATGGTTGAGTCCATGAAACTCTTTATCCTCGGCTAGTCACCAGGATAATACACTCTCTGTTTTTGTTCTTCATATTATCACACTCTTATGAAATTTATTGAAATACATATTAGTCGGTCCTTTAGCAgcaaagtcataaaaccaacataaaTAATTTGCGAATCATATAAAAAAGTATGACATTTATCGCaaatattgtttttcttgtaCAAAAAGTGTATCTTACTATACAAGTACAAAATAGTGATgagattaaaaagaaaatgcttCTACAACCACctaaataaaacatatatgCTTTGATTGCATGCATGTATACAACTCTAATAAAGCATTGGTTGCGCATGCAGGCTTGGCTAGCTATATACAAGGCTAAGACAGAGCTGTGAGCGACAACACAACATTGAGATTTGTTGGAAGAAAGTTGGTACGATGAACAGTGGAGTGTGAAGAATGTAGTTAGTCTAGAAACACAGGTTTGGCTCTATGAGGTTTGATGATCTGGAAAGAGCAGAGGAGGGTGGCATCCACATTCATGAGTGCGCCTGCGTTGTTGAATTCTCCGCAGTAGTTTGGTGCCGAGAATATGGTCACCAGCTGCCTGTCTGCAAAGAATTCATACCCATCTTCAACCACCTGCCATTGCCATTTATATATACCTCCCAATATCAATCCATGCTGCTTGCATTGTTACATAATGATATACAATAAGCTATGAGTAACCTAGATTAATTTATCTCATTTGGTCCTTTATCGATTAGGATTACAAGACAGGATTTACTCAATGCACAACATTAATAGTGACTGTGAGTTTCCTTCATCATCCATAAGTGTAATTTTGACTTTTTAATTGTTTGCATGCAGTCATTTTAGCTCCTTGACTATGGCCTGGTAGCAAATATCATGCTTAGTTTATTTCAAATCATTGTGATTTTAACCCAAATAACTCACTTAGGGATAGAGTTTCTTGACCACATAGGCAGACAATTGGTATCTTGGGTGGTAGATTGTATTCATCGCCTTAATGAACAAGCTACACCCAATGTGATGCACTGATCCTCCCACCTAATGAACCGTTGAACAGCTAAACGACGTTATTTAGCATTCCACTATCTTGTCCGGTTGGGGTGTTGGAACTTTTCCGGGTAAGagaattttgtcttttgtggaCAACAGTTTCTTGAAAGTTACATTTACTACAGTTTAGAACTCAGGGTAAGggaattttgtcttttgtgggCAATGAATAGAGTGTCTTGAAACCGTAACATCACATCGATGTAACATTTACTTACCTATAATAATCGGGGCTAAATGGCGAAATTTAAACACTAAACTTAAGGATGTTTCACAACTCTAACGTGGAGACAATCATACTATACATACCGTGCATAGATAAAAATTGATAGAGATGAAATTACCATTATATTGCATTTTGTAGTATAGAGTTAGATCAAACCTGGTGAGCGCGGCAAATGAGATCAAGATCATGTTTCCTCAAGAACTCCGCAACCTTGTCAGCGCCAAAGGTATATGAAACGCCTCTATCATTCTCACCCCACCCCTTAGTCTCTCTTTCCGGGTCGGACCAAAGCAGATCACAGAGCAGCCCCGCATCCGGCACGTCCACGGGCCGCTCGAGGGCTCTTATCTGGTCCAAGCTCTCCATCTCCGGCGACAAGCCGCCGTGCATGCAAAGTATCTTATCATCGATGACGGCGGACACAGGGAGACAGTTAAAACACTCGGTGAAGGTCTTCCAGAGGCGAACGCTGTAGCGGCGCTTGCACTCGTCGTAGAATCCGTAGATCCGGTTGATCGAAGCGCATTCGTGGTTTCCTCGGAGGATGAAGAAGTTATCGGGAAATTTGATTTTGTAGCAGAGGAGAAGACAGATTGTCTCCACGCTCTGCTTCCCTCTGTCGACGTAGTCGCCGAGGAAGAGGTAGTTAGAGTCCGGCGGGAACCCGCCGGATTCGAACAGCCGTAGAAGGTCTGGATACTGGCCGTGAATGTCGCCTGCTGCACCAAATCAACGCTCATTATCGTTATTATACCAATTCCAGCAAGAAATTACacaaatcaatttcatcaattttgaATTTAGGGTTCGTTCTCACCGCAAACATTAATTGGGGCTTCGAGCTCTAAGAGGTTAGGTTGGGTGAGGAAGACATCCCTGGCGACCATACATAATTGACGAATCTCAGATTCCGCAAGATGAATCTTCTTCGATCTGCACTTCCTCCCTTCCAATAATCTCTCGATTATTCCATCTATTTCTAATCCTTCCATCAcctaaactaataattataattattatttctcttcttctctctctctccctgtTTTTAACCCTCTTCGATTTCTGATGTGTTTTCTGCAGCATTCGTCTGCGGTTCTACAAATTATCCGAAATCCCACAAATCGGAATTGAAAAATGTAGAGAGGaaataattacacaaaaatgTGAGTAGGGAGATCAAGAGAATGCAAATTGATCCACATATATTTGCTATAAGAAGTTTCTCTCATACAcacaaaaattatatcaaattatattaatataataattcttgAACctctaattttttaatgattttgattGTATATTAACTAACAAGCTCAACctctaaaacacaaaataacaaaactttAACAATCTTTATTGATGCTAGACAAAAAATCACCACCTTATAAAAAGTTAATAACTGAGAGACTGAAATCCATTATTTCATATAATATAAAccaaataatatttgttttactaAAAGAACATTTtccatatcaaaatataatctTAGGGTAATCACAATCACAAGATGTAGGTAATGTACCACTAATTTGATATAAGTTGGTGGTTCGATtaccatataaatatataatcatctCAAGTGGCCTACCAAAGCCACCAGGGAAAACACATGAA encodes:
- the LOC116028790 gene encoding serine/threonine-protein phosphatase PP1-like isoform X2, whose amino-acid sequence is MEGLEIDGIIERLLEGRKCRSKKIHLAESEIRQLCMVARDVFLTQPNLLELEAPINVCGDIHGQYPDLLRLFESGGFPPDSNYLFLGDYVDRGKQSVETICLLLCYKIKFPDNFFILRGNHECASINRIYGFYDECKRRYSVRLWKTFTECFNCLPVSAVIDDKILCMHGGLSPEMESLDQIRALERPVDVPDAGLLCDLLWSDPERETKGWGENDRGVSYTFGADKVAEFLRKHDLDLICRAHQVVEDGYEFFADRQLVTIFSAPNYCGEFNNAGALMNVDATLLCSFQIIKPHRAKPVFLD
- the LOC116028790 gene encoding serine/threonine-protein phosphatase PP1-like isoform X1 — translated: MEGLEIDGIIERLLEGRKCRSKKIHLAESEIRQLCMVARDVFLTQPNLLELEAPINVCAGDIHGQYPDLLRLFESGGFPPDSNYLFLGDYVDRGKQSVETICLLLCYKIKFPDNFFILRGNHECASINRIYGFYDECKRRYSVRLWKTFTECFNCLPVSAVIDDKILCMHGGLSPEMESLDQIRALERPVDVPDAGLLCDLLWSDPERETKGWGENDRGVSYTFGADKVAEFLRKHDLDLICRAHQVVEDGYEFFADRQLVTIFSAPNYCGEFNNAGALMNVDATLLCSFQIIKPHRAKPVFLD